The Aliidiomarina minuta nucleotide sequence GTTGCGGTTCCTAAGACTGACAAAGATCTTGCATTTAGCATTGTCCCAACCTCTTCACAATCGACCAATAAAAGCCTTAAAGTCCATTATCTGCATATGGGCGAGAGTCCGCAGGTGATAGTAGAGATGTATGAAATTTTCTAAGGAATACAGGGAAAGGCTCTGAAGGAGCCTTTCCCTGTTCTGTCTATATTTAAAATCCGCTTAACTGCCGCTACTGACCGCCCGTGCAATACGGTCGCCGATGTCTTTATCAATGTTACGCCAGTATTTAAATGCTCTTTCCAGCACAGGGCCTGAAACACCAGCTTTAAGATGTCCTGCGACATTATTAACTAGTCGTTCCCGTTCATCATCATTCATGACCTGCCGGATTAATGCCCGAGGCTGACTGTAATCATCGTCATCACGGCGTAAGGTATACGCCTGACGTACCATTTCACCGCTAGTTGACCAGGTCTCTGCATTGGGATAACGGTTTGGATCTGCTTGTGGTCCGCCTTTCGAATTTGGCGCATAAACGGGGTCAGCCACATTCTGCACCCGCATAGCGCCGTCTTTACTGTAACTGTGTAGCGGGCATTGCGGAGCATTTACGGGAATCTGTTTGTAGTTCACGCCGAGGCGGGCCCGATGCGCGTCAGCGTATGCGAAAATGCGCGCTAGTAACATTTTATCCGGGCTGACACCAATGCCCGGAACCAGATTATTAGGTTCAAAGGCGGCCTGTTCAATTTCGGTATGAAAATCCGTGGGGTTACGATCCAATGTCAGTTTACCCACTTCAATTAACGGGTAGTCGCCGTGCGGCCACACTTTAGTCAGGTCAAAAGGATTAAATCGGTAGGTTTCAGCTTCTTTGAAGGGCATGATTTGGACAAACAAAGTCCAGCTTGGGTGCTCGCCCCGTTTAATGGCATCAAAAAGATCTCGAGTATGATAATCGCTATCTTCGCCTGCTATCTTTGTCGCTTCTTCCTCGGTCAGGCATTCAACGCCCTGATCGGTATGAAAGTGATATTTAATCCAGAATTTTTCACCTTCGGCATTCACCCACATATAGGTATGGCTGCCATAACCATTCATATGGCGCCAGTTTTTAGGAATGCCCCGATCCCCCATGAGCCAGGTCACCTGGTGCGCGGATTCCGGAGATAAGGTCCAGAAATCCCACTGCATATCGTGGTCTCGCAGGTTATTTGCTGCCAGACGTTTTTGTGAGCGAATAAAGTGCTGAAACTTTAAGGGGTCGCGGACAAAGAATACCGGGGTATTATTACCTACCAGATCATAATTACCTTCGGGGGTATAAAACTTAAGTGCAAAACCACGGGGATCGCGCCAGGTATCCGGGCTACCTCGTTCGCCAGCAACCGTGGAGAAGCGTTGCAGTACATCGGTTTTAGTTCCGGGTTGAAAGGGTGCGGCTTTGGTGTAGGCGCTTACGTCAGCGGTGACCTCAAAGCGTCCAAAGGCACCTGCTCCTTTTGCATGGGGTTGCCTTTCAGGAATACGTTCGCGATTAAACTGCGCCATCTGCTCGATCAGGTAGTGATCATGCAAGACTATAGGACCATCTGGCCCCACAGTTAATGAGTGCTCGTCGCTGGATACCGGAATACCCGCATCTGTGGTAGTTGGTTTTTGCTTATAGTCTGACATCTTCAGGCTCCTTCAACGTATTGGCATAAGGTTAAAGGTAGTTAGAAGAGTTATATGGCGCAAACTATGGTGGCAATGCGGGCGCATTACCACCTCGTCCAGAGTTCCCGTTTAGAGCGAGGTTAACCAGCCATGACGGTCTTCGGCTTTACCCCATTGAATGTCGTTCAGAGCCTGGCGCAGTTTAACTGTTGTTTTGCCTGTATGGCCGTCGCCCACCCGATGCTCTTTGCCGTTGTATATTAAAGTTCCAACCGGAGCCAGAACAGCGGCAGTACCCGACAGTGCCGCTTCGGTTCCTGGCTTAGCGGCCCGCTCCAGGAGCTCTTCGATGCTCAGTTCGCGCTCTGATACCTGCATGCCCATGTCCCGGGCCAAAGTCAGAATAGAGTCGCGGGTTACTCCATGTAGAAAAGTGCTATCCAGTGCTTTAGTAATAATTTCATTACCATCAATTAACAAGAAGTTAGCAGCTCCGGTTTCCTGAACATCGCCACCAGGACAAAATAAAACCTGATCTGCCTGCACGGAAGCGCGGGCTTTGAGAATTGGCTGCAGTGCGCTGGCGTAGTTACCCCCACTTTTAACCATGCCCATATGAGCTGCACAACGTGAAGCATTTTCTTCCAGTAGTAAACGCAGCGTTGTGTCACCACCAGAGAAATAATTGCCTACTGGTGATAGCAACACATAAAGCATAGATTCCAGTGTAGGTGCGGCCGCTTTGCCAATAGCAGCTTCGGTACCTATATGAGTAGGCCGGATATACATTGACCCTGGAGGTGCTGGTACTTCTGCAGCAAAGCGGGCGACGATATCAACAATCATCTGTTGTAGTACTTCTGCGTTGACCTCAGGCAGACTGAGTAACTGGCTGCTTTGGATCATGCGCTCAATGTTGCGGTCCATGCGGAAAAAGTTAATGGAACCGTCTTCATGACGGAAGGCTTTTAAGCCTTCAAAACAGGTACTGGAATAATGTAATACATGCGCTCCTGGATGCAGGCTAATACTGTCAGAGCTTACAATTTCTGGGCGACTCCAGCCGGATTCATCGAATTTTGCCAGCGTCATTTCTGGCATGAAAGCTTTACCAAAGACTGCCATATTGGTTTCCTGCTTCTTATAGTTTTGCTCTCAACCTTGTGGCTGAGGGCTGAATTTGAGTGACCAGAGTTTAAATGGGAGAGCCCGGCACAGCAAATAGAATTAACATTTACTCCGCTTTCAGGGTGTATAGCATAACTTCCAACGGGAAATGGTCACGGAGCGATAGCGTAGAAAAATGTGATGATAAAGTAAGGGGAGTAAAAAAGGAGAACGGAGGCATATAAGGTATGCCTCCGTCTTTGTATATAAACTTAGTCGTTGTAACCTACCTGAAGTGAGTTTTCGACAGAATTCACGCCATCTACTTCACGGGCTTCGTTTTCAGCAAGCTCGATGTGATCCTCTGATTCGACAGTGCCGCTTAAATGAACGACCCCATCATTTGTTTCCACACTAATATTAGCGTTGCTAAGGTCATCGTGGCTAAAAATAGCGGCTCTGACCTGGGCTGTGACCACGCTATCATCGATGTATTCACCTGCCTGCTCTGCTCGATCCTGAGCAAACTCAGCCGTATCACGAGCGGTGTCTTCTGCTCTGTCAGTATCGGCATCCCCACAGGCGGAAAACGCAAAAATGGATAGCACTACTAAGCTACTGTTGCGAAGGAAATTTAAATATTTCATTGCCTGGCTCCTGTTAATTGGATAATTGTTAATAAGTACAATATATAATGTAGTTTATTAAACAAATACTTGAACCCTCTTTACGGTTGTTTTTCGTTAACTTTCCAACACATTATTAAAGCAGCGTTTTACACTGCCTTTACTCGGAATATACTGCATGACTTAAAGCCAGTGAATAGAATGGGGGAAACTGAAGTATGGAAGATTTGCTAAAATGATAACC carries:
- a CDS encoding catalase, whose protein sequence is MSDYKQKPTTTDAGIPVSSDEHSLTVGPDGPIVLHDHYLIEQMAQFNRERIPERQPHAKGAGAFGRFEVTADVSAYTKAAPFQPGTKTDVLQRFSTVAGERGSPDTWRDPRGFALKFYTPEGNYDLVGNNTPVFFVRDPLKFQHFIRSQKRLAANNLRDHDMQWDFWTLSPESAHQVTWLMGDRGIPKNWRHMNGYGSHTYMWVNAEGEKFWIKYHFHTDQGVECLTEEEATKIAGEDSDYHTRDLFDAIKRGEHPSWTLFVQIMPFKEAETYRFNPFDLTKVWPHGDYPLIEVGKLTLDRNPTDFHTEIEQAAFEPNNLVPGIGVSPDKMLLARIFAYADAHRARLGVNYKQIPVNAPQCPLHSYSKDGAMRVQNVADPVYAPNSKGGPQADPNRYPNAETWSTSGEMVRQAYTLRRDDDDYSQPRALIRQVMNDDERERLVNNVAGHLKAGVSGPVLERAFKYWRNIDKDIGDRIARAVSSGS
- a CDS encoding BON domain-containing protein, whose translation is MKYLNFLRNSSLVVLSIFAFSACGDADTDRAEDTARDTAEFAQDRAEQAGEYIDDSVVTAQVRAAIFSHDDLSNANISVETNDGVVHLSGTVESEDHIELAENEAREVDGVNSVENSLQVGYND